The following coding sequences are from one Thermostaphylospora chromogena window:
- the mraZ gene encoding division/cell wall cluster transcriptional repressor MraZ, with product MFLGTHHPRLDDKGRLFLPAKYREELAEGLVITKGQERCLYVFPVEEFQRITEALRTAPVTAKAVRDYSRVLFASASDEIPDRQGRITIPQPLRQYAGLERDCTVIGANTRLEIWAAQAWESYLAEQEQAFADLSEEVLPGIL from the coding sequence GTGTTCCTCGGCACACATCATCCGCGTCTCGATGACAAGGGACGGCTGTTCCTGCCGGCGAAGTACCGCGAGGAGCTGGCGGAGGGTCTGGTGATCACCAAAGGCCAGGAGCGCTGCCTCTACGTTTTTCCCGTAGAGGAGTTCCAGCGCATCACCGAGGCTCTGCGCACCGCGCCGGTCACCGCCAAGGCGGTCCGTGATTACAGCCGTGTCCTATTCGCCAGCGCGTCCGACGAGATCCCCGACAGACAGGGGCGCATCACGATTCCCCAGCCGCTGCGGCAGTACGCGGGCCTGGAACGTGACTGCACGGTCATCGGCGCCAACACCCGGCTGGAGATCTGGGCCGCCCAGGCATGGGAGAGCTATCTCGCCGAACAGGAGCAGGCGTTCGCCGATCTGTCGGAGGAGGTGCTGCCCGGGATCCTGTGA
- a CDS encoding DUF3040 domain-containing protein, whose translation MPLSEHEQRLLDQIEQALYAEDPKWANTVRIRDPRNHYKRRVVKASIGFVIGVVLLMVGVVINLIPLGVGGFVVMLAACVWGLSSWKRMNGFSDGPSAPSGPSRFGRAPRRGPRQSFMERMEERWRRRQDER comes from the coding sequence ATGCCGCTCTCTGAGCACGAGCAGCGCTTGCTCGACCAGATCGAGCAGGCCCTCTACGCCGAGGACCCGAAGTGGGCCAACACCGTCCGGATCCGTGACCCGCGCAACCATTACAAGCGCCGCGTGGTGAAGGCCTCCATCGGCTTCGTCATCGGTGTCGTCCTGCTGATGGTCGGCGTGGTGATCAATCTCATCCCGCTCGGCGTCGGCGGCTTCGTGGTCATGCTCGCCGCGTGCGTGTGGGGTCTGTCCAGTTGGAAGCGGATGAACGGATTCAGCGACGGTCCTTCCGCGCCGTCCGGCCCGTCCCGCTTCGGTCGTGCGCCACGCCGCGGACCTCGTCAAAGCTTCATGGAACGCATGGAGGAGCGCTGGCGCCGTCGTCAAGACGAGCGTTAG
- a CDS encoding DUF58 domain-containing protein: MKIGLRALTSRGRSFLASGIAALLCAFVLGEHDLLRVGVFIVALPLLAALVVTRTRYRLSCARRLDPRRVEIGGEVTVTLRLENVTRLPTGLMLIEDTVPHVLGARPRFVLERMEPRGVREIYYKVRSDLRGRFTIGPLTVRITDPFGLVELTRSFTISDALVVTPHVVTLPRVRLSGEWAGGGDSRTRSVAAAGDDDVAPREYRQGDELRRVHWRSTARRGELMVRREEQQWQSRGALLLDTRRYAHRGDGPRSSFETAVSAAASIGVHLAREGLGLRLVTDQGTAPLSENATAHSLLDTLAVIRPSGLRTLEFGISALRQGGGDGLIVAVLGELDGEQAAALARLRHGNMTAVAVMLDTAGWERPDRSGSEEFQQARGVLAGAGWRIVELPPAASLAAVWPEAGRRSGLASPLRPPVGTAAPTASGAPARHAASTRGGATA, translated from the coding sequence GTGAAGATCGGTCTTCGGGCGCTGACCTCGCGGGGACGGTCCTTCCTCGCCTCCGGCATCGCCGCCCTGTTGTGCGCCTTCGTCCTCGGCGAGCACGACCTGCTGCGCGTGGGCGTGTTCATCGTGGCGCTCCCCCTGCTGGCCGCCCTGGTGGTGACGCGCACCCGCTACCGGCTGAGCTGCGCGCGCCGGCTCGACCCGCGCCGGGTCGAGATCGGCGGCGAGGTGACCGTGACGCTGCGCCTGGAGAACGTCACCCGCCTGCCCACCGGGCTGATGCTCATCGAGGACACCGTCCCCCACGTGCTGGGCGCGCGGCCCCGGTTCGTGCTGGAACGGATGGAGCCGCGCGGCGTCCGGGAGATCTACTACAAGGTCCGTTCCGACCTGCGCGGCCGGTTCACCATCGGGCCGCTGACGGTGCGGATCACCGACCCGTTCGGTCTCGTCGAGCTGACCAGGAGCTTCACGATCAGCGACGCGCTCGTGGTCACACCGCACGTGGTCACGCTCCCCCGCGTGCGCCTGTCGGGCGAGTGGGCGGGCGGCGGCGACAGCCGTACCAGGAGCGTGGCGGCGGCCGGAGACGACGACGTGGCGCCGCGCGAGTACCGCCAGGGGGACGAGCTGCGGCGGGTGCACTGGCGGTCCACCGCACGGCGCGGGGAGCTGATGGTGCGCCGGGAGGAGCAGCAGTGGCAGAGCCGCGGCGCGCTCCTGCTGGACACCCGCCGGTACGCGCACCGCGGCGACGGGCCGCGCTCCTCCTTCGAGACGGCCGTCTCCGCAGCGGCCTCCATCGGCGTTCACCTGGCCCGCGAAGGGCTGGGCCTGCGCCTGGTCACCGATCAGGGCACCGCGCCCCTGTCCGAGAACGCGACGGCGCACTCGCTGCTCGACACCCTCGCGGTGATCCGGCCCAGCGGGCTGCGCACGCTGGAGTTCGGCATATCCGCGCTACGGCAGGGCGGAGGCGACGGGCTGATCGTCGCGGTGCTCGGCGAATTGGACGGGGAGCAGGCGGCCGCCCTCGCCAGGCTGCGGCACGGCAACATGACCGCCGTGGCGGTGATGCTGGACACGGCGGGGTGGGAGCGGCCGGACCGTTCCGGATCGGAGGAGTTCCAGCAGGCGCGTGGCGTGCTCGCCGGGGCCGGGTGGCGGATCGTCGAGCTTCCCCCCGCCGCGTCGCTCGCCGCCGTCTGGCCGGAGGCGGGCCGCCGCTCCGGTCTCGCCTCGCCCCTGCGGCCGCCCGTCGGCACGGCCGCGCCGACGGCGAGCGGCGCTCCGGCGCGGCACGCGGCGAGCACACGCGGAGGTGCTACGGCATGA
- a CDS encoding AAA family ATPase: protein MAVSHDVGQLEDLVTTAHRIRQAIESVIEGKPDVVRLTLIVLLAEGHLLIEDVPGVGKTMLAKALARSIDCPVRRVQFTPDLLPSDITGVSAYNQQTREFEFKPGPVFANIVVGDEINRASPKTQSALLECMEERQVTVDGVTYKLAAPFMVIATQNPIEMEGTYPLPEAQRDRFTARIAMGYPEPSAELEMLDVHGAVSPLDKLEPVATTAEIKALIEAVRSVYVSNAIKRYAIDLVTATRQTPELRLGASPRATLQLVRAARANAALSDRDYVIPDDLQELAIPVLAHRLLPSIEAQGQRRHPEQVVADLVRRVPVPEAPGSRGRAGSGR from the coding sequence GTGGCAGTAAGCCATGACGTCGGACAGCTGGAAGATCTCGTCACCACGGCTCACCGCATCCGCCAGGCGATCGAGTCGGTGATCGAAGGCAAGCCCGACGTCGTTCGTCTCACTCTGATCGTCCTGCTGGCCGAGGGCCACCTCCTCATCGAGGACGTCCCCGGCGTCGGCAAGACCATGCTGGCCAAGGCCCTCGCCCGGTCCATCGACTGCCCGGTCCGGCGTGTGCAGTTCACCCCCGACCTGCTGCCCAGCGACATCACCGGGGTGAGCGCCTACAACCAGCAGACCCGCGAATTCGAATTCAAACCAGGCCCGGTGTTCGCCAACATCGTCGTGGGAGACGAGATCAACCGCGCCTCTCCCAAGACGCAGTCGGCCCTGCTGGAATGCATGGAGGAGCGCCAGGTCACCGTCGACGGCGTCACCTACAAGCTCGCCGCGCCCTTCATGGTCATCGCCACGCAGAACCCCATCGAGATGGAGGGCACCTACCCCCTCCCCGAGGCGCAGCGCGACCGCTTCACCGCGCGCATCGCGATGGGCTACCCCGAGCCGAGCGCCGAGCTGGAGATGCTCGACGTGCACGGCGCCGTCTCCCCGCTGGACAAACTGGAGCCGGTGGCCACGACGGCCGAGATCAAGGCGCTGATCGAGGCCGTGCGGTCCGTCTACGTGTCCAACGCCATCAAGCGGTACGCGATCGACCTGGTGACCGCCACCCGGCAGACGCCAGAGCTGCGGCTGGGCGCCTCGCCGCGGGCCACCCTGCAGCTCGTCCGCGCCGCCCGCGCGAACGCCGCCCTGTCGGACCGCGACTACGTCATCCCCGACGACCTTCAGGAACTCGCCATCCCGGTGCTCGCGCACCGGCTGCTGCCGAGCATCGAGGCGCAAGGCCAGCGCCGTCACCCCGAACAGGTGGTGGCCGACCTGGTCCGTCGCGTGCCGGTGCCGGAGGCGCCGGGCAGCCGTGGCAGGGCGGGATCCGGACGGTGA
- a CDS encoding UDP-N-acetylmuramoyl-L-alanyl-D-glutamate--2,6-diaminopimelate ligase, producing the protein MRPTDNPPRQLSGLVSLLGAPSYGPEPCTPVTGVTIDSRRVCPGDLYVALRGASVHGAAFAADAAAAGAAAILTDPEGREAAAATGLPVLVVPDPRSLLGTVASWVYGRPAEDITMIGVTGTSGKSTTTFLLEAGLRAAGVNAGLIGGVELHVGDLVLPAQLTTPEASDVHGLLALMRERGVTAAAMEVSSHALAYDRVAGVMFDVAVFTNLSQDHLDFHRDMDDYFAAKARLFTPEFSRSGVVNIDDPRGRELLGLGKIPMTSFSAAGAPEAAWRAVDVRLGGDGSAFRVVGPGGVEADVSVALPGPFNVSNALGAIVALVEAGIPLQTAVHGVGTLTGVPGRMERVGSGHDFQAIVDYSHKPAAVESVLRALRPVTAGKLTVVIGCGGDRDRGKRPLMGEAAARLADVAVFTSDNPRSEDPLAILAAMLEGALGVPRPERAHVIMEPDRAAAIGLAIDRAEPGDVVLVAGKGHEQGQYIAGEVIPFDDRQVVAEAIERRSTFEKRKET; encoded by the coding sequence ATGCGTCCAACCGACAATCCGCCTCGGCAGCTGTCGGGGTTGGTGAGCTTGCTCGGTGCGCCCTCCTACGGCCCCGAGCCGTGCACCCCGGTGACCGGCGTCACCATCGACTCGCGCCGGGTGTGCCCCGGCGATCTGTACGTGGCCCTGCGCGGCGCGTCCGTGCACGGCGCGGCGTTCGCGGCCGACGCCGCCGCCGCCGGCGCCGCGGCGATCCTCACCGACCCCGAGGGGCGCGAGGCCGCCGCCGCGACCGGCCTGCCGGTCCTGGTCGTGCCCGACCCGCGTTCCCTGCTCGGCACGGTCGCCTCCTGGGTGTACGGCCGGCCCGCCGAGGACATCACGATGATCGGCGTCACCGGCACCAGCGGCAAGAGCACGACCACCTTCCTGCTGGAGGCGGGGCTACGCGCCGCCGGTGTGAACGCGGGGCTGATCGGCGGTGTCGAATTGCACGTCGGCGACCTCGTCCTCCCCGCCCAGCTCACCACCCCCGAGGCCAGCGACGTGCACGGCCTGCTCGCCCTCATGCGGGAGCGGGGCGTCACCGCCGCGGCCATGGAGGTCTCCAGTCACGCCCTGGCCTACGACCGGGTGGCCGGTGTGATGTTCGACGTGGCCGTGTTCACCAACCTGTCGCAGGACCACCTCGACTTCCACCGCGACATGGACGACTACTTCGCGGCCAAGGCCCGGCTGTTCACGCCCGAGTTCTCCCGCTCCGGCGTGGTGAACATCGACGATCCCCGCGGGCGGGAGCTGCTCGGCCTCGGCAAGATCCCGATGACCTCCTTCTCGGCCGCGGGAGCCCCGGAGGCGGCCTGGCGCGCCGTGGACGTCCGGCTCGGCGGCGACGGCAGCGCCTTCCGCGTGGTCGGGCCCGGCGGCGTGGAGGCCGACGTCTCGGTGGCGCTGCCCGGCCCGTTCAACGTCTCCAACGCGCTGGGCGCGATCGTGGCGCTGGTCGAGGCGGGGATCCCCCTGCAGACCGCGGTGCACGGCGTGGGCACCCTCACCGGCGTGCCCGGCCGCATGGAGCGGGTCGGGTCCGGTCACGACTTCCAGGCCATCGTGGACTACTCGCATAAACCGGCGGCGGTGGAGTCGGTGCTGCGCGCGCTGCGGCCGGTGACCGCCGGCAAGCTGACGGTGGTGATCGGCTGCGGCGGCGACCGCGACCGCGGCAAGCGCCCCCTGATGGGCGAGGCCGCGGCCCGGCTGGCCGATGTGGCCGTTTTCACCAGTGACAACCCCCGGTCGGAGGATCCCTTGGCGATTCTCGCCGCCATGCTGGAGGGGGCCCTCGGCGTGCCACGGCCGGAACGCGCTCATGTGATCATGGAGCCCGACCGTGCCGCCGCCATCGGGCTGGCCATCGACCGGGCCGAGCCGGGGGACGTCGTGCTCGTGGCGGGCAAAGGCCACGAGCAGGGCCAGTACATCGCCGGCGAGGTGATCCCGTTCGACGACCGGCAGGTGGTCGCGGAGGCCATCGAACGCCGTTCGACCTTCGAGAAGAGGAAAGAGACATGA
- a CDS encoding transglutaminaseTgpA domain-containing protein has translation MRLPLASGMATAAVTLTLYPLFDGGAWLAAALGAILAVTATGLLVSHYTLPSWTAPIGTTAVLWIYLTAVFAGDAAWARLIPTPDSVRTLMELIGTGFADIQRYAAPVPERPGITLITAGGVGVIAVVVDLLAVRLRKAAVAGLPLLTLFIVPAEIVSDPLAWPAFIIAALGYTGLLAADGRERVGRWGHVVLLRRNRSVTTRPASSPSHLRLSGKRVGITAIALAVLVPALLPTLEPNPLFGFGVGSGTGRGGNTISIPNPIVSLRGQLSLPESATVLTYTSSDGAPRYLRMWSLDLFTGEQWTMTPPTGKPENRVENGPLPAPPGQTTAVPTTRAQLRIQISEDIDDLQFLPLPYPPIEVRAEGDWRADVSTLMVFSTRDDAGGLAYEVVSEQPSPTPELLDAAGPPPQEVQDRYLRLPRDLPVEIRRLARQVTRDEDTPYRKAVRLQEWFTQDGGFAYSVQTEGHGNSALVDFLINSRVGYCEQFAASMAVMARILGIPSRVAIGYTGGSSVGGVWQVSTHDMHAWPELYFEGVGWLAFEPTPSGGLGQGTARPPEYSLRPPERTESDETDDGPSASEESDTTGGGGETAAPRNPRLLDREDALTPTTAPQEESQSAVQMIAAGIGVLVLIALIPAAMRVMTRRRRLRAAARPGVTARATAGDPADAARDRTAPVSAAWAELDDVLYDYGMTREVSETPRALARRLTEQYRFDGEQAAAIDRIAAATERTLFAPSPGATGTLAADLRTVRQALAASVPRGRRIRVALLPPSALRRLRRMGTALLDGFDGLEDLRLRRPVRRNG, from the coding sequence ATGAGACTCCCCCTCGCGTCCGGCATGGCGACCGCGGCGGTGACGCTGACGCTCTACCCGCTGTTCGACGGCGGGGCGTGGCTCGCCGCCGCGCTCGGCGCCATCCTCGCGGTCACCGCGACAGGCCTGCTGGTCAGCCACTACACCCTGCCGTCGTGGACCGCCCCGATCGGCACCACGGCCGTGCTGTGGATCTACCTGACGGCGGTGTTCGCCGGAGACGCCGCCTGGGCGCGGCTGATCCCCACCCCCGACTCGGTGCGTACGCTCATGGAGCTGATCGGCACCGGTTTCGCGGACATCCAGCGGTACGCCGCGCCGGTGCCGGAGAGGCCGGGGATCACGCTCATCACCGCGGGCGGCGTCGGCGTCATCGCCGTCGTGGTCGACCTGCTCGCCGTACGGCTGCGCAAGGCCGCGGTGGCCGGACTGCCGCTGCTCACCCTGTTCATCGTCCCCGCCGAGATCGTCAGCGATCCGCTCGCCTGGCCGGCGTTCATCATCGCCGCCCTCGGGTACACGGGCCTGCTGGCCGCCGACGGCCGCGAGCGGGTCGGACGGTGGGGGCACGTGGTGCTGCTACGCCGCAATCGGAGCGTCACGACGCGGCCGGCCTCGTCCCCGAGCCACCTGCGGCTGTCCGGCAAGCGGGTGGGGATCACCGCCATCGCCCTGGCGGTCCTGGTGCCGGCGCTGCTGCCGACGCTGGAGCCCAATCCGCTGTTCGGCTTCGGGGTCGGCTCGGGCACCGGCAGGGGCGGCAACACGATCAGCATCCCCAACCCCATCGTCAGCCTCAGGGGACAGCTGTCGCTGCCGGAGAGCGCCACCGTCCTCACCTACACCAGCTCCGACGGCGCCCCGCGTTACCTGAGGATGTGGTCGCTCGATCTGTTCACCGGCGAGCAGTGGACGATGACCCCGCCCACGGGCAAGCCGGAGAACCGCGTGGAGAACGGCCCGCTGCCCGCCCCGCCGGGGCAGACGACGGCGGTACCGACCACGCGGGCGCAGCTCCGCATCCAGATCAGCGAGGACATCGACGACCTGCAGTTCCTGCCGCTGCCGTACCCGCCGATCGAGGTGCGGGCGGAGGGCGACTGGCGGGCGGACGTCAGCACCCTCATGGTCTTCTCCACCCGCGACGACGCCGGCGGGCTGGCGTACGAGGTGGTCAGCGAACAGCCCAGTCCCACGCCCGAGCTGCTGGACGCGGCGGGTCCCCCACCGCAGGAGGTCCAGGACCGCTACCTGCGCCTGCCGCGTGATCTGCCGGTGGAGATCCGGCGGCTCGCCCGGCAGGTCACCCGGGACGAGGACACCCCCTATCGGAAGGCCGTCCGGCTGCAGGAGTGGTTCACCCAGGACGGCGGCTTCGCCTACAGCGTGCAGACCGAGGGCCACGGCAACTCCGCCCTCGTCGACTTCCTGATCAACAGCAGGGTCGGCTACTGCGAGCAGTTCGCAGCCTCGATGGCGGTGATGGCCCGCATCCTCGGCATCCCCTCCCGGGTCGCCATCGGGTACACCGGCGGTTCCAGCGTCGGCGGCGTCTGGCAGGTCAGCACGCATGACATGCACGCATGGCCGGAGCTGTACTTCGAAGGGGTGGGCTGGCTGGCCTTCGAGCCCACGCCGTCCGGCGGCCTGGGCCAGGGCACCGCCCGCCCGCCGGAGTACTCGCTGCGACCGCCCGAGCGGACCGAATCCGACGAGACGGACGACGGCCCCTCCGCCTCGGAGGAGTCGGACACCACCGGCGGTGGCGGTGAGACCGCGGCCCCGCGGAACCCGCGCCTGCTGGACCGCGAGGACGCCCTCACACCGACCACCGCTCCGCAGGAGGAGTCGCAGAGCGCGGTGCAGATGATCGCCGCCGGGATCGGGGTGCTGGTGCTGATCGCTCTGATCCCCGCGGCGATGCGGGTGATGACGCGGCGCAGGCGGCTGCGGGCCGCGGCCCGGCCGGGCGTGACGGCCCGCGCGACCGCAGGCGATCCCGCCGACGCGGCGCGGGACCGGACGGCGCCGGTGTCGGCGGCGTGGGCCGAGCTGGACGACGTGCTGTACGACTACGGCATGACGCGGGAGGTCAGCGAGACGCCGCGCGCCCTGGCCCGCCGGTTGACCGAGCAGTACAGGTTCGACGGCGAACAGGCGGCGGCGATCGACAGGATCGCCGCGGCGACCGAGCGGACGCTGTTCGCCCCCAGCCCCGGCGCCACCGGGACGCTCGCCGCCGACCTGCGCACGGTACGGCAGGCGCTGGCGGCGTCGGTGCCGCGCGGCCGGCGGATCAGGGTGGCGCTGCTGCCGCCGTCGGCGCTACGGCGCCTGCGGCGGATGGGTACGGCGCTGCTCGACGGCTTCGACGGCCTGGAGGACCTGCGTCTGCGCCGCCCGGTCCGCAGGAACGGCTGA
- the rsmH gene encoding 16S rRNA (cytosine(1402)-N(4))-methyltransferase RsmH: MRENGTVTGGGASTAGGHVPVMLERVLDLLGPALTRPGAVAVDANLGLGGHAEALLAAHPSLHLIGIDRDATAIERSAARLAPYGERITLVHAVSDELPEVLRRTGHPRVDAVLFDLGVSSPQLDETERGFAYAHDAPLDMRMDRDQELTAEHVVNTYSAGELTRILREYGEERFASRIAGLIVRERRKAAITSTGRLVDIVRAAIPAATRRTGGNPAKRTFQALRIEVNGELAALERALPAALDALAVGGRIAVLAYHSLEDRLVKQALVARAKETGPPDLPIPIPAHQPSFRLITRGAELPGEEEIARNPRAASARLRAAERIREPVD, from the coding sequence ATGCGCGAGAACGGCACGGTGACCGGTGGCGGTGCTTCCACGGCCGGGGGTCACGTGCCCGTCATGCTGGAGCGCGTGCTCGATCTCCTCGGCCCGGCGCTGACCCGGCCGGGAGCGGTCGCCGTCGACGCCAACCTCGGGCTCGGCGGTCACGCCGAGGCGCTGCTCGCCGCTCATCCATCGCTGCATCTCATCGGAATCGACCGCGACGCCACGGCGATCGAGCGCTCCGCGGCACGCCTGGCGCCCTACGGCGAGCGCATCACGCTGGTCCATGCGGTCTCCGACGAGCTGCCCGAGGTGCTGAGACGGACGGGACACCCGCGGGTGGACGCGGTCCTGTTCGACCTCGGCGTCTCCTCGCCGCAGCTCGACGAGACCGAGCGCGGGTTCGCCTACGCCCACGACGCCCCGCTCGACATGCGGATGGACCGCGATCAGGAGCTCACCGCCGAACACGTGGTGAACACCTACTCGGCGGGTGAGCTGACCCGCATCCTGCGCGAGTACGGCGAGGAGCGGTTCGCGTCGCGGATCGCCGGCCTGATCGTCAGGGAACGGCGGAAGGCCGCCATCACCTCCACCGGACGGCTGGTCGACATCGTCCGTGCGGCGATCCCCGCGGCCACCCGGCGCACCGGTGGCAATCCCGCCAAGCGCACCTTCCAGGCGCTGCGTATCGAAGTGAACGGCGAGCTGGCGGCGTTGGAACGCGCGCTGCCCGCAGCCCTGGACGCGCTGGCCGTGGGCGGGCGGATCGCCGTGCTCGCCTACCACTCGCTGGAAGACCGCCTGGTCAAACAGGCCCTCGTGGCGCGGGCGAAGGAGACCGGCCCACCGGACCTGCCCATTCCCATCCCCGCCCACCAGCCGAGTTTCCGACTCATCACGCGGGGAGCCGAGCTTCCCGGAGAGGAAGAGATCGCCCGCAATCCGCGGGCGGCTTCGGCCCGGCTGCGGGCCGCAGAGAGGATCCGTGAGCCAGTTGACTGA
- a CDS encoding peptidoglycan D,D-transpeptidase FtsI family protein, with amino-acid sequence MRGRRTPPRERGRPPESERSTGERFREPSPERERRARQSPPARRGRAVEASQRGRTGRPGPQRRGEGPRPPRPPTAPPAVLRLGNPRRRIGIGLIAMMFVLSILAGRLVQLQGLESKIYQARAAEQRVQPETIPARRGAITDVNGEALAITAEAREIVVDPATISQTLSPEKRDHMATVLARELALSKEQVAAKLAKVDSRYQLIARDVDPTVAERVLDHDFPGITAKAHYRRLYPGDDLAGSLIGFVGYDGHGLTGLEHKYDKILAGRDGKQSIEVGRGEQRIPLTRDTRRAPVPGREVRLTIDRDIQWAAQKAIADQVKKTGSRSGSVIVMDVRTGHILAMANAPELNLEDWKNAPKENWVNRAAAEVFEPGSTNKVITAAAALEAGAVRPGTVFTVPDSIRCADRVLKDSSPHEPERLTFAGVVATSSNVGTIMAAQRVGDRGLYEMLRAFGFGSKPGSGLPTEEAGLLPDWKTWSGSQSCTVAYGQGVSVTALQMASVYQTIANGGVRITPQIVAGVADENGRIVPAEPAKRTRVVSERTADEIVTMLEAAVSEEGTGEQAAIPGYRVAGKTGTAMRYDEKCRGYCGYTATFVGLTPADEPRLVALAVLQDPRKGRHSGGEIAAPVFRDVMTFALKSRKIPSTGTSAPPVRIRAND; translated from the coding sequence TTGCGAGGCCGGCGGACGCCCCCGCGCGAGCGGGGACGCCCGCCGGAGAGCGAGCGTTCGACCGGCGAGCGGTTCCGCGAGCCCTCGCCCGAGCGGGAAAGGCGTGCCCGGCAGAGCCCGCCCGCCCGGCGCGGGCGGGCGGTGGAGGCGTCGCAGCGCGGGCGGACCGGACGGCCCGGGCCGCAGAGGCGCGGCGAGGGGCCGCGTCCGCCGCGTCCGCCGACCGCCCCGCCCGCGGTGCTGCGGCTGGGCAACCCGCGGCGGCGGATCGGCATCGGCCTGATCGCCATGATGTTCGTGCTGTCGATCCTCGCCGGCCGACTGGTTCAGCTGCAGGGGCTCGAGTCCAAGATCTACCAGGCGCGCGCCGCCGAGCAGCGCGTCCAGCCGGAGACCATCCCGGCGCGGCGCGGCGCGATCACCGACGTGAACGGCGAGGCGCTCGCGATCACCGCCGAGGCGCGCGAGATCGTCGTCGACCCGGCGACGATCTCCCAGACGCTCTCCCCGGAGAAACGCGACCACATGGCCACGGTGCTGGCCCGCGAGCTCGCCCTGTCCAAGGAGCAGGTCGCCGCCAAGCTGGCCAAGGTCGACAGCCGCTACCAGCTCATCGCCAGGGACGTCGATCCGACGGTGGCCGAGCGCGTGCTGGACCACGACTTCCCCGGCATCACCGCCAAGGCGCACTACCGTCGCCTCTATCCGGGTGACGACCTGGCGGGCAGCCTGATCGGCTTCGTCGGTTACGACGGGCACGGTCTGACCGGCCTGGAGCACAAGTACGACAAGATCCTGGCCGGCCGGGACGGCAAGCAGAGCATCGAGGTCGGCCGGGGCGAGCAGCGCATCCCGCTGACGCGCGACACCCGCCGTGCGCCCGTGCCGGGCAGGGAGGTCCGGCTCACCATCGACCGCGACATCCAGTGGGCCGCCCAGAAGGCCATCGCCGACCAGGTCAAGAAGACGGGATCGCGCAGCGGCAGCGTGATCGTCATGGACGTCCGCACCGGGCACATCCTCGCCATGGCCAACGCCCCGGAGCTGAACCTGGAGGACTGGAAGAACGCTCCCAAGGAGAACTGGGTCAACCGGGCCGCCGCCGAGGTCTTCGAGCCGGGCAGCACCAACAAGGTGATCACCGCCGCCGCGGCGCTGGAGGCGGGAGCCGTACGGCCGGGGACCGTCTTCACCGTCCCCGACAGCATCCGCTGCGCCGACCGCGTGCTCAAAGACTCCTCCCCGCACGAACCGGAGCGCCTGACCTTCGCCGGCGTGGTGGCGACCTCCAGCAACGTCGGCACCATCATGGCCGCCCAGCGGGTCGGCGACCGCGGGCTTTACGAGATGCTGCGCGCCTTCGGCTTCGGCAGCAAGCCGGGCAGCGGCCTGCCCACCGAGGAGGCCGGGCTGCTGCCGGACTGGAAGACATGGTCGGGCAGCCAGAGCTGCACGGTCGCCTACGGGCAGGGCGTCTCGGTCACCGCGCTGCAGATGGCCAGCGTCTACCAGACCATCGCCAACGGCGGGGTGCGGATCACCCCGCAGATCGTGGCGGGTGTGGCGGACGAGAACGGCCGGATCGTCCCCGCCGAGCCCGCCAAGCGCACCCGCGTGGTCAGCGAGCGCACCGCCGACGAGATCGTGACCATGCTGGAGGCCGCCGTCAGCGAGGAGGGCACCGGCGAGCAGGCGGCCATCCCCGGCTACCGGGTGGCGGGCAAGACCGGCACGGCCATGCGCTACGACGAGAAGTGTCGGGGCTATTGCGGCTACACTGCCACTTTCGTCGGTCTCACCCCCGCCGACGAGCCACGGCTGGTCGCCCTGGCCGTGCTCCAGGATCCGCGCAAGGGACGACACTCCGGGGGCGAGATCGCGGCCCCCGTCTTCAGGGACGTCATGACGTTCGCATTAAAGAGCAGGAAGATTCCGTCTACCGGCACCTCCGCCCCTCCGGTGCGGATACGCGCCAACGACTGA